The proteins below come from a single Conger conger chromosome 10, fConCon1.1, whole genome shotgun sequence genomic window:
- the LOC133139036 gene encoding kelch-like protein 12 isoform X1 gives MAWARGYSPPWRSQRQCPSPRKVAMAPKDIMTNSHAKSILNAMNALRKSNTLCDITLRVEGTDFPAHRIVLAACSDYFCAMFTSELSEKGKSFVDIQGLTASTMEILLDFVYTETVLVTVENVQELLPAACLLQLKGVKRACCDFLDSQLDPSNCLGIRDFAETHNCLDLMQAAELFSQKHFAEVVQHEEFMLLSQEEVEKLIKCDEIQVDSEEPVFEAVLNWVKHSRKEREPFLPDMLEFVRMPLLTPRYITDVIDSEPLIRCSLPCRDLVDEAKKFHLRPELRSEMQGPRTQARLGAKEVLLVIGGFGSQQSPIDVVEKYDPKTQEWSFLPNIARKRRYVATVSLNDRVYVIGGYDGRSRLSSVECLDYTADEDGVWYTVATMNVRRGLAGATTLGDMIYVAGGFDGSRRHTSMERYDPNIDQWSMLGDMQTAREGAGLVVASGLIYCLGGYDGLNILNSVERYDPHTGHWTNVTPMATKRSGAGVALLNDHIYVVGGFDGTAHLASVEVYNIRTDYWTTVASMTTPRCYVGATVLRGRLYAIAGYDGNSLLSSIECYDPVIDSWEVVTSMATQRCDAGVCVLREK, from the exons atGGCCTGGGCTAGGGG ATATAGCCCTCCTTGGAGGTCACAAAGACAGTGCCCCTCCCCCAGGAAGGTTGCCATGGCTCCCAAAGACATTATGACCAACTCCCACGCCAAGTCCATCCTAAATGCCATGAACGCTCTGCGCAAGAGCAACACCCTTTGTGACATCACCCTGCGGGTGGAGGGCACCGACTTCCCCGCCCACCGCATCGTCCTGGCCGCCTGCAGCGACTACTTCTGTGCCATGTTCACCAGCGAG CTGTCTGAGAAAGGGAAGTCGTTCGTGGACATCCAGGGCCTGACGGCTTCCACCATGGAGATCCTGCTGGACTTTGTGTACACGGAGACCGTCCTGGTGACCGTGGAGAACGTTCAAGAACTGCTGCCCGCCGCCTGCTTGCTGCAGCTCAAAG GTGTGAAGAGGGCTTGCTGTGACTTCTTGGACAGCCAGCTGGACCCGTCCAACTGCCTAGGCATCCGGGACTTTGCAGAGACGCACAACTGCCTGGACCTGATGCAGGCGGCCGAGCTGTTCTCCCAGAAGCACTTCGCCGAGGTGGTACAGCACGAGGAGTTCATGCTGCTGAgtcaggaggaggtggagaagctCATCAAGTGCGACGAGATCCAG gtggactCAGAGGAGCCAGTGTTTGAGGCGGTGCTGAACTGGGTGAAGCACagcaggaaggagagggagccCTTTCTGCCCGACATGCTGGAGTTTGTGCGCATGCCACTGCTCACCCCGCGCTACATCACCGACGTCATCGACTCAGAG CCCCTCATCCGCTGCAGCCTGCCCTGCCGGGACCTCGTGGACGAAGCCAAGAAATTCCACCTGAGGCCCGAGCTCCGGAGCGAGATGCAGGGCCCGCGAACCCAAGCCCGGCTAG GAGCCAAAGAGGTCCTCCTGGTCATAGGAGGATTTGGCAGTCAGCAGTCCCCCATTGACGTTGTGGAAAAATACGACCCGAAAACGCAGGAGTGGAGCTTTCTCCCT aACATCGCGCGGAAGAGGCGCTACGTGGCCACGGTCTCCCTGAACGACCGTGTGTACGTGATCGGGGGCTACGACGGCCGGTCGCGGCTCAGCTCGGTCGAGTGCCTGGACTACACGGCCGATGAGGACGGCGTCTGGTACACCGTGGCCACCATGAACGTGCGGCGAGGGCTGGCGGGAGCCACCACACTGGGGG ATATGATCTACGTGGCCGGCGGGTTCGATGGGAGCCGGCGGCACACCAGCATGGAGAGGTACGACCCCAACATCGACCAGTGGAGCATGCTGGGGGACATGCAGACGGCCAGGGAGGGCGCCGGGCTGGTGGTGGCCAGCGGACTCATCTACTGCCTGG GCGGGTACGACGGACTGAATATCCTGAATTCGGTGGAGCGATacgacccacacacagggcactggACAAATGTCACCCCCATGGCCACCAAACGATCAG GGGCTGGGGTGGCCTTGCTGAATGACCACATCTACGTGGTGGGAGGCTTTGACGGCACAGCTCACCTGGCCTCCGTGGAGGTCTACAACATCCGCACGGACTACTGGACCACGGTGGCCAGCATGACCACGCCCCGCTGCTACGTGGGAGCCACCGTTCTGCGCGGCCGCCTCTACGCCATCGCAGg
- the LOC133139036 gene encoding kelch-like protein 12 isoform X2: MAPKDIMTNSHAKSILNAMNALRKSNTLCDITLRVEGTDFPAHRIVLAACSDYFCAMFTSELSEKGKSFVDIQGLTASTMEILLDFVYTETVLVTVENVQELLPAACLLQLKGVKRACCDFLDSQLDPSNCLGIRDFAETHNCLDLMQAAELFSQKHFAEVVQHEEFMLLSQEEVEKLIKCDEIQVDSEEPVFEAVLNWVKHSRKEREPFLPDMLEFVRMPLLTPRYITDVIDSEPLIRCSLPCRDLVDEAKKFHLRPELRSEMQGPRTQARLGAKEVLLVIGGFGSQQSPIDVVEKYDPKTQEWSFLPNIARKRRYVATVSLNDRVYVIGGYDGRSRLSSVECLDYTADEDGVWYTVATMNVRRGLAGATTLGDMIYVAGGFDGSRRHTSMERYDPNIDQWSMLGDMQTAREGAGLVVASGLIYCLGGYDGLNILNSVERYDPHTGHWTNVTPMATKRSGAGVALLNDHIYVVGGFDGTAHLASVEVYNIRTDYWTTVASMTTPRCYVGATVLRGRLYAIAGYDGNSLLSSIECYDPVIDSWEVVTSMATQRCDAGVCVLREK; this comes from the exons ATGGCTCCCAAAGACATTATGACCAACTCCCACGCCAAGTCCATCCTAAATGCCATGAACGCTCTGCGCAAGAGCAACACCCTTTGTGACATCACCCTGCGGGTGGAGGGCACCGACTTCCCCGCCCACCGCATCGTCCTGGCCGCCTGCAGCGACTACTTCTGTGCCATGTTCACCAGCGAG CTGTCTGAGAAAGGGAAGTCGTTCGTGGACATCCAGGGCCTGACGGCTTCCACCATGGAGATCCTGCTGGACTTTGTGTACACGGAGACCGTCCTGGTGACCGTGGAGAACGTTCAAGAACTGCTGCCCGCCGCCTGCTTGCTGCAGCTCAAAG GTGTGAAGAGGGCTTGCTGTGACTTCTTGGACAGCCAGCTGGACCCGTCCAACTGCCTAGGCATCCGGGACTTTGCAGAGACGCACAACTGCCTGGACCTGATGCAGGCGGCCGAGCTGTTCTCCCAGAAGCACTTCGCCGAGGTGGTACAGCACGAGGAGTTCATGCTGCTGAgtcaggaggaggtggagaagctCATCAAGTGCGACGAGATCCAG gtggactCAGAGGAGCCAGTGTTTGAGGCGGTGCTGAACTGGGTGAAGCACagcaggaaggagagggagccCTTTCTGCCCGACATGCTGGAGTTTGTGCGCATGCCACTGCTCACCCCGCGCTACATCACCGACGTCATCGACTCAGAG CCCCTCATCCGCTGCAGCCTGCCCTGCCGGGACCTCGTGGACGAAGCCAAGAAATTCCACCTGAGGCCCGAGCTCCGGAGCGAGATGCAGGGCCCGCGAACCCAAGCCCGGCTAG GAGCCAAAGAGGTCCTCCTGGTCATAGGAGGATTTGGCAGTCAGCAGTCCCCCATTGACGTTGTGGAAAAATACGACCCGAAAACGCAGGAGTGGAGCTTTCTCCCT aACATCGCGCGGAAGAGGCGCTACGTGGCCACGGTCTCCCTGAACGACCGTGTGTACGTGATCGGGGGCTACGACGGCCGGTCGCGGCTCAGCTCGGTCGAGTGCCTGGACTACACGGCCGATGAGGACGGCGTCTGGTACACCGTGGCCACCATGAACGTGCGGCGAGGGCTGGCGGGAGCCACCACACTGGGGG ATATGATCTACGTGGCCGGCGGGTTCGATGGGAGCCGGCGGCACACCAGCATGGAGAGGTACGACCCCAACATCGACCAGTGGAGCATGCTGGGGGACATGCAGACGGCCAGGGAGGGCGCCGGGCTGGTGGTGGCCAGCGGACTCATCTACTGCCTGG GCGGGTACGACGGACTGAATATCCTGAATTCGGTGGAGCGATacgacccacacacagggcactggACAAATGTCACCCCCATGGCCACCAAACGATCAG GGGCTGGGGTGGCCTTGCTGAATGACCACATCTACGTGGTGGGAGGCTTTGACGGCACAGCTCACCTGGCCTCCGTGGAGGTCTACAACATCCGCACGGACTACTGGACCACGGTGGCCAGCATGACCACGCCCCGCTGCTACGTGGGAGCCACCGTTCTGCGCGGCCGCCTCTACGCCATCGCAGg